In Leptospira brenneri, a single genomic region encodes these proteins:
- a CDS encoding Ig-like domain-containing protein gives MEHFFKRLCVSFVLILISILFSSCAALMDGEGNFKLFQSNKAQEALQIRNQFLLASVFFAGNGSVSKTIGKNGGTIENQAFSLNIPKDALSQDLVVTMRVEEMKGTDIPGMTPVASKLVLEPEGTTFAKPVTLTTKYDSKAVQSQIQNELTQIYYYNPVTKEWEQQKTSVDAIAGKLSTELSHFSIYAALHVNIEMIVARVITDSAAIRMAAIQFRNYLDDINQLSNRNRFYSLFSRTFLPFLNIVKVEYAPGTDPLRLAFPLDDFDQDGAANIIDSYPYDPTNNNDTTAPQIVSGTPNTNVLPLQPGNFFTVTFNEPVNELTVIHSGFISRDQNLYAPLKFVSISLDRKIVTYKNEFTLDSDANYALYVNGVTDEIGNLENGYRLVTSFHTVDIISPMVTSIEPEGQDVNPNITEFKIHFSEPMDPATIKGFGLVGYGDPEIIFASLSPDQKTANFTFNPSKPLRSDSAYLLVSSSEAKDTSGNLLAVLTKQFFLITQDTEAPYIRLILPEGERVDPSITSFRIDFSEALNASSAQNKFILRAKLSGSIIAINSVDYDDTNRRVNVQIPSNLLIEKTEYELEILPGIQDSFGNAMTTGKLHLFRTADVTPPQVTSVSPDHERDVFYFSGINIKIKFNDVMDRNSLEFNPLRLENLSDGGIQYVILTSYDPVIGEAIYHLTPDQVLSDKEYEYTIPSGIRNIDGIASVITTVSRFFTTADKLTPSLPKINSVNLVNCPNNAKLDVNFSRLIDFDNVNSNPPAYLKLNLRIPELYRYERQTSSICSWRTVERRIENPDFRACLNLSAVIPYGYLCILIPQQISVYDSVPVYCTVPDVAMTYATKDIRVQFEKGTLNRKAAVYKYNANIKKGFFDIQWTNAAIQDGKIVTSTSYYCPNYGGPLNITRCDYSPSAVYQLEISDPWKVRGKFFDVDNQEFIFNDNLTIRTNQKLLNPISDECVE, from the coding sequence ATGGAACATTTCTTTAAAAGGTTATGCGTTAGCTTTGTTCTAATTCTAATATCTATTTTATTTTCATCCTGTGCCGCATTAATGGATGGAGAAGGAAATTTTAAACTTTTCCAATCGAATAAAGCCCAGGAAGCTTTGCAGATTAGAAATCAATTTTTGCTGGCTTCTGTTTTCTTTGCTGGGAACGGATCTGTTTCGAAAACCATCGGTAAAAATGGTGGCACCATTGAAAACCAAGCATTTTCCTTGAATATCCCGAAAGATGCATTGTCTCAAGATTTAGTTGTTACGATGCGGGTTGAAGAGATGAAAGGAACAGATATTCCTGGAATGACTCCGGTTGCTTCTAAGCTAGTATTAGAACCAGAAGGAACCACATTCGCAAAGCCAGTGACTCTGACTACCAAATATGATTCAAAGGCAGTTCAATCTCAAATTCAAAACGAACTCACGCAAATTTACTATTATAACCCAGTAACGAAAGAATGGGAACAACAGAAAACAAGTGTCGATGCCATTGCAGGAAAACTCTCCACAGAACTAAGCCATTTTTCGATTTACGCAGCACTCCATGTAAATATTGAAATGATTGTAGCTAGAGTCATTACCGATTCAGCCGCCATTCGCATGGCAGCAATTCAGTTTCGTAACTATTTGGATGATATAAACCAACTTAGCAATAGAAACAGGTTTTATTCCTTATTTTCTCGAACGTTTCTACCATTCTTAAATATTGTTAAAGTAGAATATGCCCCAGGGACGGATCCTCTTCGACTTGCTTTTCCTCTAGATGATTTTGATCAAGATGGTGCTGCGAATATCATCGATTCATATCCTTATGATCCAACGAATAACAATGATACTACGGCACCGCAAATTGTTTCAGGAACTCCTAATACAAACGTGCTTCCATTGCAACCAGGGAATTTTTTTACAGTTACCTTTAATGAGCCCGTAAACGAACTAACGGTCATTCATTCCGGTTTTATTTCAAGAGATCAAAATCTCTATGCTCCCTTAAAATTTGTATCGATTTCCTTAGATAGAAAAATTGTTACTTATAAAAACGAATTCACCCTCGATTCTGATGCCAATTACGCTTTGTATGTTAATGGGGTTACTGATGAAATCGGCAATTTAGAAAATGGGTATAGGTTGGTAACATCTTTCCATACAGTGGATATCATTTCACCAATGGTAACTTCGATTGAGCCAGAAGGACAAGATGTTAACCCAAACATCACAGAGTTCAAGATACATTTTAGTGAACCGATGGATCCAGCTACGATAAAAGGATTTGGACTAGTGGGGTATGGTGATCCAGAAATCATCTTCGCTTCTCTAAGTCCAGACCAAAAAACAGCAAATTTTACCTTCAATCCTTCAAAACCATTGCGGAGTGATTCCGCATATCTCTTGGTTTCTTCTTCGGAAGCAAAAGATACATCTGGCAATTTGTTAGCTGTATTAACCAAGCAGTTTTTTCTGATTACTCAAGATACGGAAGCACCTTACATACGTTTAATCTTACCTGAAGGGGAACGAGTGGATCCATCCATTACAAGTTTTCGCATAGACTTTAGTGAAGCATTGAATGCGTCAAGTGCCCAAAATAAATTTATCTTACGAGCAAAATTATCAGGTTCCATCATTGCGATTAACTCTGTTGATTACGATGATACAAACCGTAGAGTGAATGTACAGATTCCCTCAAATTTACTTATAGAAAAAACCGAATACGAATTAGAAATTTTGCCTGGAATTCAGGATAGTTTCGGTAATGCGATGACAACGGGAAAATTACATCTGTTTAGAACGGCTGATGTAACTCCTCCACAAGTAACTTCAGTTTCTCCTGATCATGAGAGAGATGTTTTTTATTTCAGTGGCATTAACATTAAAATAAAATTCAATGATGTTATGGATCGGAACTCTCTCGAATTCAATCCTCTTCGCTTGGAAAATCTTTCTGATGGAGGAATACAATACGTAATTTTGACATCTTACGATCCTGTAATCGGTGAAGCGATTTACCATTTGACTCCAGACCAGGTATTGAGTGATAAGGAATACGAGTATACTATACCGTCAGGGATCCGCAACATAGATGGGATTGCCTCTGTTATAACAACAGTGTCTCGCTTCTTTACGACTGCTGACAAGCTGACTCCTTCACTCCCCAAAATAAATAGCGTGAATCTTGTGAATTGTCCGAATAATGCCAAGTTAGACGTTAATTTTTCAAGATTGATTGATTTTGATAATGTAAATTCGAACCCACCAGCTTACTTAAAACTTAATTTAAGAATACCAGAACTCTATAGATATGAGCGCCAAACTAGTTCTATTTGCAGTTGGAGAACAGTAGAGCGTAGAATTGAGAACCCCGATTTTAGGGCTTGTTTGAATCTCTCTGCTGTCATTCCTTATGGATATCTATGTATCTTAATTCCCCAGCAAATTTCAGTTTATGATTCTGTACCTGTTTATTGCACAGTTCCTGATGTTGCGATGACTTATGCAACGAAAGATATCCGTGTTCAATTTGAAAAAGGAACTTTAAATCGAAAGGCGGCGGTTTATAAATACAATGCTAATATTAAAAAGGGTTTTTTTGACATCCAATGGACGAACGCTGCTATCCAAGATGGAAAGATTGTGACCTCGACGAGTTACTATTGTCCAAACTATGGTGGGCCTTTGAACATCACTCGATGTGATTACTCGCCCAGCGCAGTGTATCAATTGGAAATTTCTGATCCTTGGAAAGTAAGAGGAAAATTTTTCGATGTCGATAACCAGGAGTTTATTTTCAATGACAACCTGACCATCCGTACAAATCAAAAATT
- a CDS encoding thiolase family protein — protein MQMVVILDGVRTPFGKFGGGLKDYSSSELGVITAKETIRKLGLDPGEIEESIYGNVIQDDKDSAYLARHIGLKSGLKESSSALTVNRLCGSGMESIIIGSRKILSKENNLMLVGGTESMSNAPFVLKNARWGNKYGDTVAEDSLAQSLTDCYADLTMGMTAENIANHFKISRSEQDDWAGISQVRAEKASETGIFSEEMIPVASKGKNAALIQRDEQIRGISCVDQLQKLPTAFLKEGSVTAGNSSGINDGAASLLIASTKWSEENKIKPLAKIIGYANVGCDPKMMGLGPVFAIPKALQNAGVKFEEVDRFEINEAYAAQTLAVMRELNLDPQKTNVNGGAIAIGHPLGASGARVVLTLAYELKRKNLKYGVASLCIGGGQGIAMVLENRPD, from the coding sequence CTGCAAATGGTAGTAATCTTGGATGGAGTGAGAACTCCTTTTGGGAAATTTGGTGGAGGACTTAAAGATTATAGTTCTTCAGAGTTAGGGGTCATTACGGCAAAAGAAACGATTCGTAAATTAGGATTGGATCCAGGCGAAATCGAAGAATCGATTTATGGCAATGTGATTCAGGATGACAAGGATTCGGCGTATCTCGCAAGGCATATTGGACTCAAGTCTGGCCTTAAAGAAAGTTCTAGTGCGCTTACGGTGAATCGTCTATGTGGATCTGGGATGGAAAGTATAATCATTGGATCTCGTAAGATTCTTTCAAAAGAAAATAACCTGATGCTTGTTGGTGGAACAGAATCGATGAGTAATGCACCGTTTGTATTAAAGAATGCCCGTTGGGGAAATAAATATGGGGATACAGTTGCGGAAGATAGTTTGGCCCAAAGTCTTACTGATTGTTATGCGGACCTCACAATGGGAATGACAGCAGAAAACATCGCTAATCATTTCAAAATATCAAGGTCGGAGCAAGATGATTGGGCTGGCATCTCTCAAGTTAGGGCAGAAAAGGCTAGTGAAACTGGAATTTTTTCTGAAGAAATGATTCCAGTTGCGAGTAAAGGTAAAAATGCGGCCTTGATCCAAAGAGATGAACAGATCAGAGGGATCTCTTGTGTTGATCAACTGCAAAAACTTCCAACAGCATTCTTAAAAGAGGGATCTGTCACTGCTGGGAATTCATCTGGTATCAATGATGGAGCGGCGTCTTTATTGATTGCTTCTACAAAATGGTCAGAGGAGAACAAAATAAAACCTTTGGCTAAAATTATCGGATATGCGAACGTTGGTTGCGATCCCAAAATGATGGGTCTTGGTCCTGTATTTGCAATTCCAAAGGCTTTACAAAATGCGGGAGTTAAGTTTGAAGAAGTAGATCGTTTTGAAATCAATGAAGCTTATGCAGCTCAAACATTAGCCGTTATGCGAGAGCTCAACTTAGATCCCCAAAAAACAAATGTAAATGGAGGAGCCATTGCTATTGGACATCCACTAGGAGCCAGCGGAGCCCGTGTGGTATTAACTCTTGCTTATGAATTAAAGAGGAAGAATTTAAAATATGGTGTGGCCTCTCTATGTATCGGTGGAGGGCAGGGGATTGCTATGGTTTTAGAAAATCGACCCGATTAA
- a CDS encoding MarR family winged helix-turn-helix transcriptional regulator: MELSHKDLKDIGSSCLNLSLRRTSRLVTSYYDLLLKPSGLRITQFTLLVAVAYEKDPSITDLARLTDIDRTTLQRSLDILNRDGLVKIEKKEIGNVRSVSLTKKGEVALVKAVALWKQTQKTIIDSLGKSEFKQTLKILNELGNLPVLQIDDKFET, from the coding sequence ATGGAACTTTCCCACAAAGACTTGAAGGATATTGGATCTTCCTGTTTAAATTTAAGTCTCAGAAGAACGAGTCGGTTGGTTACTAGTTATTATGATTTACTATTAAAACCTTCAGGGCTTCGGATCACTCAATTTACCCTTCTCGTTGCTGTTGCGTATGAAAAAGACCCGAGTATTACCGATTTGGCACGCCTGACCGATATCGATCGAACAACTTTGCAGAGAAGTTTGGATATTTTGAATCGAGATGGTTTGGTCAAAATAGAAAAAAAAGAAATTGGTAATGTACGCAGTGTTTCGCTTACCAAAAAAGGGGAAGTCGCGTTGGTGAAGGCAGTTGCGCTTTGGAAACAGACGCAAAAAACAATTATCGATAGTCTTGGAAAATCAGAATTCAAACAAACGTTAAAAATTCTTAACGAATTGGGAAATCTTCCCGTCTTACAAATAGATGATAAATTTGAAACGTAA
- a CDS encoding STAS/SEC14 domain-containing protein produces MIIFQCPTAVTEYLEDKKIVVLTQTGKNTGADLKDSLNKGVDALIQNKAVKWLSDNRNMGTHTAEDVEWLNNDWTPRAIKAGWKKWALVQPQSALSAMSEKNLVDFFATNGIEVKIFESPEEGYQWLDSV; encoded by the coding sequence ATGATCATATTTCAATGCCCGACCGCCGTAACAGAATACTTAGAAGATAAAAAGATCGTTGTTCTTACTCAAACTGGGAAAAACACTGGGGCCGATTTAAAAGACAGCTTAAACAAAGGTGTTGATGCACTCATCCAGAACAAAGCAGTTAAGTGGTTGTCTGACAACAGGAATATGGGTACTCATACAGCGGAAGATGTGGAATGGCTAAACAACGACTGGACTCCAAGAGCCATCAAAGCTGGTTGGAAAAAATGGGCCCTAGTCCAACCTCAATCAGCTCTATCCGCTATGTCTGAGAAAAACTTAGTCGATTTTTTTGCTACAAACGGAATCGAAGTAAAGATATTTGAATCACCGGAAGAAGGATACCAATGGTTGGACTCAGTATAA
- a CDS encoding methyl-accepting chemotaxis protein, which translates to MKRSKTTQYVVLSLSLITIQLGSLVYQLVGVTDKSWIMIFFSLAGLFFSFALVAFALLQIQNYKKQFVIIKHTISNAIKGDLNVEPTIKANLKKRNEVDSILHSLFELLHIFQDIITLLKDATSGLSSSVDNAKLADDSFHSSLNRQKEYSENLDLTVRKMTENMTNIENASTNNYSTLIHVSESIKLLSEHINESEKNSNLSKSLTFGISEKIQKGNKAMEEMANVIENIATSSGKIEGMVTVIKEISERVNLLALNASIEAARAGEYGSGFAVVAQEVSKLATQTSNSIKEIDSNVKRNKEEVTLNRQKISETNLLYKEIIGEVKQIFEKIDFISESATNQMQIKNKLLLESEQLSRMLAEIKENITDQNNSQKLISDVAYAMDSSVDATFSEGENLSKLLAKIKSTTNDIGGVILLFK; encoded by the coding sequence ATGAAACGTAGCAAAACAACTCAATACGTAGTTTTATCACTATCTCTCATCACAATTCAACTTGGATCTTTGGTATACCAACTCGTTGGTGTCACTGATAAAAGTTGGATTATGATTTTCTTCTCACTTGCGGGACTTTTTTTTTCTTTTGCCCTAGTCGCTTTTGCTTTGTTGCAGATACAAAATTACAAAAAACAATTTGTGATCATTAAACATACGATATCTAATGCGATCAAAGGCGATTTAAATGTTGAACCGACTATCAAAGCAAACTTAAAAAAACGTAACGAAGTTGACTCAATCCTCCATTCTTTATTTGAATTATTACATATTTTCCAAGATATTATCACACTCTTAAAAGATGCTACATCCGGGTTATCTTCTTCCGTAGATAATGCAAAGTTAGCTGATGATTCTTTTCATTCTAGTTTAAATAGACAAAAGGAATATTCAGAAAATTTAGATTTAACCGTCCGCAAAATGACGGAAAATATGACAAATATCGAGAATGCATCAACGAACAATTACTCTACATTGATTCATGTTTCCGAAAGTATCAAACTTCTTTCCGAACATATCAATGAATCGGAAAAAAATAGTAACCTTTCCAAAAGTTTAACCTTCGGGATCTCTGAAAAAATCCAGAAAGGGAATAAAGCCATGGAAGAGATGGCGAATGTAATTGAAAACATTGCAACCAGTTCTGGAAAAATCGAAGGAATGGTTACCGTAATCAAAGAAATTTCGGAACGAGTCAACCTATTGGCATTGAATGCCTCTATTGAAGCCGCAAGAGCTGGGGAATATGGTAGTGGGTTTGCCGTTGTTGCGCAAGAAGTCTCGAAACTTGCGACTCAAACATCCAATAGCATCAAAGAAATTGATAGCAATGTCAAAAGAAACAAAGAAGAAGTAACACTCAATCGCCAAAAAATTAGTGAAACCAACCTCCTCTATAAAGAAATCATCGGAGAGGTAAAACAAATTTTTGAGAAGATCGATTTCATTTCAGAATCTGCAACAAATCAAATGCAAATCAAAAACAAGTTGCTACTAGAGTCCGAGCAACTCTCAAGAATGTTGGCAGAGATTAAAGAAAACATAACAGACCAGAACAATTCACAAAAACTAATTTCTGATGTTGCTTACGCAATGGACTCAAGCGTAGATGCTACTTTTTCGGAAGGAGAAAATCTATCCAAACTATTAGCCAAAATCAAATCAACCACGAATGATATAGGTGGAGTGATTTTACTATTTAAATAA